In a single window of the Phycisphaerales bacterium genome:
- the hutU gene encoding urocanate hydratase, with protein sequence MFTAATAQSIRAPRGTTLQCRGWLQEAALRMLMNNLDPEVAELPEQLIVYGGSGKAARSWPDYERLVATLRRLGDDETLLVQSGRAVGVIRTHTDAPRVLISNAMLVPHWANWDEFRRLEALGLTMYGQMTAGSWIYIGTQGILQGTYETFGAAARRHFGGSLRGRLVVTGGLGGMGGAQPLAATFHGAVCLVAEVDRRRIEKRLATRYCDRCTEHIDEALSWADTARAAGEAVSIGVVTNAADLLRALLERGITPDLLTDQTSAHDPLNGYVPNGCTYAEALALRAADPDRYVREALRTMAEHVRHMRALQQRGAITFDYGNNLRAFARDAGVADAFEIPGFVPEYIRPLFCAGSGPFRWAALSGDPADIAVTDEAVLTTFPEEEHLCNWIRLARERVAFQGLPARICWLNYGQRARLGRVFNELVRSGQVQAPLVIGRDHLDCGSVASPHRETEGMRDGSDAIADWPMLNALANTACGATWVSLHHGGGVGIGYSLHAGMVVVADGTPAAAARLERVLTADPGLGVIRHADAGYPEALAVARARGVDLGG encoded by the coding sequence ATGTTCACGGCCGCTACTGCTCAATCCATCCGAGCTCCGCGCGGGACTACCCTGCAATGTCGCGGGTGGCTCCAGGAAGCCGCCCTGCGCATGCTGATGAACAATCTTGACCCGGAGGTCGCCGAGTTGCCCGAGCAGCTCATCGTGTACGGCGGCTCCGGTAAGGCCGCCCGCTCGTGGCCGGATTACGAACGCCTCGTCGCGACGTTGCGGCGGCTGGGAGACGATGAGACGTTGCTGGTGCAGTCGGGGCGGGCGGTTGGCGTCATTCGTACGCACACCGACGCGCCGCGCGTCCTGATCAGCAACGCGATGCTCGTACCGCACTGGGCAAACTGGGATGAGTTCCGCCGGCTGGAAGCGCTCGGTCTGACCATGTACGGCCAGATGACGGCCGGCAGTTGGATTTACATCGGGACGCAGGGGATTCTGCAGGGGACGTACGAGACTTTCGGGGCGGCGGCGCGGCGGCACTTCGGCGGTTCGCTGCGCGGGCGACTGGTGGTCACGGGTGGGCTCGGTGGCATGGGCGGTGCACAGCCCCTTGCGGCCACCTTCCACGGCGCAGTGTGCCTGGTGGCGGAAGTGGATCGGCGCCGCATCGAGAAGCGGCTCGCGACGCGCTATTGCGATCGCTGCACCGAGCACATCGACGAGGCCCTGAGCTGGGCGGATACGGCGCGCGCTGCCGGGGAAGCCGTGTCGATCGGCGTGGTGACGAACGCAGCCGACCTGTTGCGGGCACTGCTTGAGCGCGGCATCACACCGGACCTGCTCACCGATCAGACGTCGGCGCACGACCCGCTGAACGGGTACGTGCCGAATGGCTGCACCTATGCGGAGGCGCTAGCGCTGCGGGCGGCCGATCCGGACAGGTACGTGCGGGAAGCGCTGCGGACGATGGCTGAGCACGTGCGGCACATGCGGGCACTGCAACAGCGCGGTGCGATCACTTTCGACTACGGTAACAACCTGCGCGCTTTCGCCCGGGATGCCGGTGTCGCCGATGCGTTCGAGATTCCCGGGTTCGTACCGGAGTACATCCGCCCGCTGTTCTGCGCGGGCTCGGGCCCCTTCCGCTGGGCGGCACTCTCGGGTGACCCGGCCGACATCGCGGTGACTGATGAAGCCGTGCTCACGACTTTTCCGGAGGAAGAGCATCTCTGCAACTGGATCCGGCTGGCGCGTGAACGGGTTGCCTTCCAGGGACTGCCCGCGCGGATCTGCTGGTTGAACTACGGTCAGCGGGCGCGGCTGGGTCGCGTGTTCAACGAGCTGGTGCGCAGCGGACAGGTACAGGCGCCTTTGGTCATTGGACGCGATCATCTCGACTGCGGTTCGGTCGCCTCCCCCCATCGCGAGACGGAGGGGATGCGCGACGGCTCGGACGCGATTGCCGACTGGCCGATGTTGAACGCCCTGGCGAACACGGCTTGTGGGGCCACCTGGGTGTCACTGCATCACGGAGGCGGGGTGGGGATCGGCTACTCGCTGCATGCGGGGATGGTCGTGGTCGCTGACGGAACACCGGCGGCCGCCGCCCGGCTGGAGCGCGTGCTGACGGCCGATCCGGGCCTCGGGGTGATACGGCACGCGGATGCAGGATATCCCGAGGCGCTCGCGGTGGCGCGCGCGCGGGGTGTGGATCTGGGCGGTTGA
- a CDS encoding TolC family protein, whose protein sequence is MHRWLGLAIAAALLTAGGCVTLVRQTDREVERLIAARQRAALGRATPARIHQPEALPQPARGAYDSAPQPTTSDLPPGFEIGAEAGDSTTMAEVPPSDPSTTQPMAPPTTTAAALPREQLFTLTQALAYAQEYRRPYQSAKEDLYLAALALTLERHLWTPIFSSNLRTVYGNYGEARGFDQAMRFVADLGVSQRLPYGGEFTAEMISTLIRDVKQTITAAEGSVINLGVRVPLLRGAGHIAREQLIQLERELTYSVRTFERFRRSQLVQVAQAYFDLVRQKQQVIDNGISLERAVNDAERAEEFERAERGSPLETQRAKLRMLSQQNALRFAEEGFRSQADRFKLLIGMPVEQRLDMALLEDIETIEEQAKLGAYPLLVPPVAATEEVLATQVALVRRLELLTAADRIDDERRGVAISKNALLPDLNWTGQVSFDTDPEHYRLGAFHFERANWRTEVVLSLPLERKAEQTQLRRALISVRQAERNEVETAERVRVEVRAAVNQLRLQDALLRIQFENVQIADRQAQYARLQYDDGELDNRDLIEAEDARLNALNALNRAKTDRWGAILEFRLATETLDVDESGVQMVTED, encoded by the coding sequence GTGCACAGGTGGCTCGGCCTCGCGATCGCGGCGGCCTTGCTCACGGCGGGCGGCTGCGTCACGCTGGTGCGGCAGACGGATCGGGAAGTGGAGCGCCTGATTGCCGCGCGACAACGTGCGGCGCTGGGTCGCGCGACGCCCGCCCGCATCCACCAGCCGGAGGCGCTGCCGCAGCCGGCACGGGGCGCCTACGACTCCGCGCCGCAGCCGACGACCTCGGACTTGCCGCCGGGGTTCGAGATCGGTGCGGAGGCCGGGGACTCTACGACCATGGCGGAAGTACCCCCCTCCGACCCATCCACCACGCAGCCCATGGCCCCGCCGACCACCACGGCGGCGGCGCTGCCGCGGGAGCAATTGTTCACCCTGACGCAGGCGCTGGCCTATGCCCAGGAATACCGGCGGCCGTACCAGAGCGCGAAGGAGGACCTCTACCTCGCGGCACTTGCGCTGACGCTGGAACGACACCTGTGGACGCCGATCTTTTCGTCAAACCTGCGCACGGTGTACGGCAACTACGGCGAGGCCCGCGGCTTTGATCAAGCGATGCGTTTTGTCGCGGATCTCGGCGTGTCACAGCGGCTGCCCTATGGCGGCGAGTTCACGGCGGAAATGATCAGCACGCTGATCCGCGACGTGAAGCAGACCATCACCGCGGCCGAGGGGAGCGTGATCAACCTCGGTGTGCGGGTGCCGCTGCTGCGGGGGGCGGGTCACATCGCCCGGGAGCAACTGATCCAGCTCGAACGCGAGCTCACCTACTCCGTACGCACGTTCGAGCGCTTTCGACGGTCGCAACTCGTCCAGGTGGCGCAGGCGTACTTCGACCTGGTGCGGCAGAAGCAGCAGGTGATCGACAACGGTATCAGTCTGGAACGCGCCGTCAACGACGCGGAGCGCGCCGAGGAGTTCGAGCGCGCCGAGCGCGGGAGTCCGCTCGAGACGCAGCGTGCCAAGCTGCGGATGCTGTCGCAGCAGAACGCCCTGCGATTCGCCGAAGAGGGGTTTCGGTCCCAGGCCGACCGCTTCAAACTGCTGATCGGCATGCCGGTGGAGCAGCGTCTGGACATGGCGCTGCTCGAAGATATCGAAACGATCGAGGAGCAGGCGAAGTTGGGGGCGTATCCGCTGCTAGTGCCGCCGGTCGCGGCTACCGAGGAAGTGCTGGCCACCCAGGTGGCGTTGGTGCGCCGGCTGGAGTTGCTGACCGCCGCCGACCGGATCGACGACGAGCGCCGCGGTGTGGCCATCAGCAAGAACGCGCTGCTGCCGGATCTGAACTGGACCGGGCAGGTCAGTTTCGACACTGACCCGGAACACTATCGGCTGGGGGCGTTTCACTTCGAACGGGCGAACTGGCGGACGGAAGTGGTGCTGTCGCTGCCGCTCGAACGCAAAGCGGAGCAAACACAATTGCGCCGCGCCCTGATCAGCGTGCGTCAGGCCGAGCGAAACGAGGTGGAAACAGCCGAGCGGGTGCGCGTGGAGGTGCGGGCGGCGGTCAACCAGTTGCGGTTGCAGGATGCGCTGCTGCGAATCCAGTTCGAGAACGTGCAGATCGCCGATCGGCAGGCGCAGTATGCGCGGCTCCAGTACGACGACGGTGAGCTCGACAACCGTGACTTGATCGAAGCGGAGGATGCGCGGCTGAATGCACTGAATGCGCTCAACCGTGCCAAGACGGACCGCTGGGGCGCGATTCTGGAGTTCCGGCTCGCGACCGAAACGCTCGATGTCGACGAGAGTGGCGTGCAGATGGTCACGGAGGACTAG
- a CDS encoding phosphatidylserine decarboxylase family protein: MAPYARTEVTVIALVGALLTLGVAWWAGWWALLPTLFTLALLAFYRDPRRVPVAAPRSILAPADGRIVRIDPPTGEGPLRIMIFLSVFNVHINRSPCAGTVTAVEYRAGAFLNALRPEADERNECNTLTLAPAAPLPGPIQVRQIAGVLARRIVCAARPGTVLSAGARYGMIKLGSRTEITLPRAAAWEVCVQPGQRVRAGLTVLARLRGTEHA; the protein is encoded by the coding sequence ATGGCCCCCTACGCCCGGACCGAAGTCACCGTGATTGCTCTTGTCGGCGCACTGCTCACCTTGGGCGTCGCCTGGTGGGCGGGCTGGTGGGCCCTGCTGCCCACACTGTTCACACTCGCCCTGCTGGCGTTCTACCGCGACCCCCGCCGTGTACCTGTAGCTGCGCCTCGTAGTATCCTTGCCCCTGCGGACGGCCGCATCGTGCGGATCGATCCCCCCACGGGCGAAGGCCCGTTGCGTATCATGATCTTCCTGAGCGTGTTCAACGTGCATATCAACCGCAGCCCCTGTGCGGGCACGGTGACGGCCGTGGAATATCGTGCCGGGGCCTTCCTCAATGCCCTGCGGCCTGAGGCGGATGAACGCAACGAGTGCAATACGCTGACGCTCGCCCCGGCTGCCCCGCTGCCGGGGCCGATTCAGGTGCGACAGATCGCGGGTGTCCTCGCGCGCCGCATCGTGTGCGCCGCGCGCCCGGGCACAGTGCTGTCCGCCGGTGCCCGCTACGGTATGATCAAGCTGGGTTCGCGCACGGAAATCACCCTGCCGCGCGCCGCGGCCTGGGAGGTGTGTGTGCAGCCCGGGCAGCGCGTGCGGGCCGGCCTCACGGTGCTGGCGCGCCTGCGCGGAACGGAACACGCTTGA
- a CDS encoding HAD family phosphatase produces MKQPYDLLAIDLDGTLLDERHTVPRSNRAALHRAHEAGWRIVLCTGRAFTETRPVLQEIGLDLDATVTVFGALVSDARTGETLQRTALDRQTARRVTDWFLERGLPVLWLTDAQEVGHDGYVIAGRRRHPAVDRWVERTPCHVTAVSTLPAEAAAPVRLSVIDDLKALDEVSAALHLAFGESVRHNILRAPPYDLSLIETFAPVVNKWYGIAWLCRRWGLDPRRTVAVGDDVNDLDMLRNAGLGVAMGNARDVVKAAAARTVAPHHECGVAQLLDELLTPSAA; encoded by the coding sequence GTGAAGCAACCGTACGATCTGCTGGCGATCGACCTCGATGGCACGCTGCTTGACGAGCGGCACACGGTTCCACGCTCCAACCGCGCCGCGCTGCACCGGGCCCACGAAGCCGGGTGGCGAATCGTCCTGTGTACCGGCCGCGCGTTCACCGAAACGCGCCCCGTACTCCAGGAGATCGGCCTCGACCTCGATGCGACGGTCACGGTCTTCGGTGCGCTTGTATCGGATGCCCGCACCGGCGAGACGCTGCAACGCACGGCGCTCGACCGGCAGACGGCCCGCAGGGTAACCGACTGGTTTCTCGAACGCGGCCTGCCGGTACTGTGGCTCACCGACGCGCAGGAAGTCGGGCACGACGGCTACGTCATCGCCGGCCGGCGGCGCCACCCCGCGGTCGATCGCTGGGTCGAACGCACGCCGTGTCACGTCACCGCCGTGTCCACCCTGCCGGCGGAAGCGGCGGCCCCGGTGCGCCTCAGCGTCATCGACGACCTCAAGGCGCTCGACGAAGTGTCCGCCGCGCTGCACCTGGCTTTTGGGGAGAGTGTGCGACACAACATCCTGCGGGCCCCGCCCTATGACCTCTCCCTGATCGAGACCTTCGCTCCGGTGGTGAACAAATGGTACGGTATCGCGTGGCTCTGCCGCCGCTGGGGACTCGATCCACGTCGCACCGTCGCGGTGGGTGACGATGTGAACGACCTGGATATGCTGCGCAACGCCGGCCTCGGCGTCGCGATGGGCAACGCCCGTGACGTCGTGAAGGCCGCGGCAGCCCGCACCGTCGCCCCGCACCACGAGTGCGGCGTGGCCCAGTTGCTCGATGAACTGCTGACCCCCAGCGCCGCCTGA
- a CDS encoding HAMP domain-containing protein, producing the protein MRLVRISLATKYRLLFGLAVLLIIGAALAVPWYYMEAIVLQQPFREARSVAEGYFRHVLPQPEETPTEGFHSGRFGLLPDAPPPVPTFARLTSDVNDPLSVAQRSLQDPFVDRAFRTLRSNPTSRTYYETTWAEDRGREFRYAHAVWVTRQCVDCHAEGGFARPYRENQLAGLILVDLPAEQSRLASQINRVVIVAAGTLAGILAILVFYLITTRFILAPINELRTVTLRVSDGDLAVRSNVQTGDEFEQLSENLNQMLERLRASQEELRRANRLLDEKLGEMAETNIALYEANRLKSEFLANVSHELRTPLTSIIGFAELLRESPPGTHDTKSLRYAENILISGRILLEIINDLLDLAKIEAGKVEVRREPIVVAALLNTLCDHVRPLADRRKLQLALEVPEPLPNLQSDAGKLRQIVYNLVSNAIKFTPEGGLIRLRAERDGDTFVRLLVSDTGPGIAPEHHDLIFEKFRQIDQSATREHHGTGLGLAIARELTTILGGTIGVESEVGRGATFWVRLPTVAPETTDRPPTAMF; encoded by the coding sequence ATGCGGCTCGTGCGAATCTCCCTGGCCACCAAGTACCGGCTCCTGTTCGGGCTCGCGGTGCTGCTCATCATCGGGGCAGCGCTCGCGGTGCCGTGGTACTACATGGAGGCGATCGTGCTGCAGCAACCCTTCCGCGAGGCCCGCAGTGTGGCCGAGGGCTACTTCCGTCACGTGCTGCCGCAGCCGGAGGAAACCCCGACAGAGGGCTTTCACAGCGGGCGCTTCGGCCTGCTGCCCGACGCCCCGCCACCGGTGCCGACATTTGCCCGGCTCACGAGCGACGTCAACGACCCCCTCTCCGTGGCGCAACGCAGCTTGCAGGACCCGTTCGTGGATCGCGCCTTCCGGACACTGCGCAGCAACCCCACCAGTCGCACCTATTACGAAACCACCTGGGCCGAGGACCGTGGCCGGGAGTTTCGGTATGCCCACGCCGTCTGGGTCACCCGGCAGTGCGTCGACTGCCACGCCGAGGGGGGGTTCGCGCGGCCCTACCGCGAAAACCAGCTTGCCGGCCTGATCCTCGTGGATCTCCCGGCCGAACAAAGCCGCCTCGCGTCACAGATCAACCGCGTGGTGATCGTCGCGGCCGGAACCCTGGCGGGCATCCTCGCGATCCTCGTCTTCTACCTGATCACGACGCGCTTCATCCTGGCGCCGATCAATGAGCTGCGGACGGTCACGCTGCGGGTGTCCGACGGTGACCTGGCGGTGCGCTCGAACGTGCAGACCGGTGACGAGTTCGAACAGCTCTCCGAGAATCTGAACCAGATGCTCGAGCGTCTGCGCGCGTCGCAGGAGGAGTTGCGCCGCGCCAACCGCCTGCTCGATGAAAAACTCGGCGAGATGGCCGAGACGAACATCGCGCTGTACGAAGCCAACCGGCTCAAGAGCGAGTTTCTCGCAAACGTCTCGCACGAGCTGCGCACACCACTGACCAGCATCATCGGTTTCGCAGAACTGCTGCGCGAGAGCCCACCCGGCACGCACGACACTAAGTCACTCCGCTACGCCGAGAACATCCTGATCTCCGGCCGGATCCTGCTGGAAATCATCAACGATCTGTTGGACCTCGCGAAAATCGAGGCCGGGAAGGTCGAGGTTCGACGCGAACCGATCGTGGTCGCCGCACTGCTGAACACGTTGTGTGATCACGTGCGCCCCCTGGCCGACCGGCGGAAACTGCAACTGGCGCTCGAAGTTCCAGAACCGCTGCCGAACCTGCAGTCGGATGCGGGCAAGCTGCGGCAGATCGTCTACAACCTGGTATCGAACGCGATCAAGTTCACGCCCGAGGGCGGCCTGATCCGCCTGCGCGCGGAACGCGACGGCGACACGTTCGTCCGACTGCTGGTGAGCGACACCGGTCCGGGCATCGCCCCGGAGCACCACGACCTGATTTTCGAGAAGTTCCGCCAGATCGACCAGTCCGCCACTCGCGAACACCACGGCACCGGCCTCGGCCTAGCGATCGCGCGCGAGTTGACCACGATTCTCGGTGGAACGATCGGAGTCGAAAGTGAGGTCGGCCGCGGAGCCACCTTCTGGGTACGACTGCCGACGGTCGCCCCCGAGACGACTGACCGCCCCCCCACGGCGATGTTTTAA
- a CDS encoding CDP-alcohol phosphatidyltransferase family protein produces the protein MIEKPPTLPNHGLRHRRLVGISLLPAAMTLGNLLCGFLAILCCLLSLRAEFASEYFAIQPRMPLGRLEHAFPTHIVAGAYLLVLAMFFDALDGRLARLTRRTSEFGAQLDSVSDMVSFGIAPAALFVTILLRPARDMTPDVADATAMQVRLGLLAAAVYVSCAAIRLARFNAENVKSESSQRAFSGLPSPGAAALLIALIALHEQWRQIGFTLGGVSVPVVLRWLTTGVTFGVGLLMVSRFDYIHMFNVYIRRKQPPTHLVWLILILGLAWFSFELLLVVGATLYVVSGPLFALWQWRQVRAAPPT, from the coding sequence TTGATCGAAAAACCACCGACCCTGCCGAACCACGGTCTCCGCCATCGCCGGCTCGTCGGGATCAGTCTGCTTCCAGCCGCCATGACGCTCGGCAACCTGCTGTGCGGGTTTCTGGCGATCCTGTGCTGCCTGCTTTCGCTGCGAGCCGAGTTTGCAAGCGAGTATTTCGCCATCCAGCCGCGGATGCCACTGGGGCGGCTCGAGCACGCTTTTCCTACCCACATCGTCGCCGGGGCGTACCTGCTTGTGCTGGCGATGTTTTTCGACGCACTCGACGGACGTCTGGCACGGCTCACGCGCCGCACCAGCGAGTTCGGCGCGCAGCTCGATTCCGTTTCCGACATGGTCAGCTTCGGCATCGCCCCGGCAGCGCTGTTTGTGACCATCCTGCTGCGGCCGGCACGGGACATGACCCCGGACGTGGCCGACGCCACCGCCATGCAGGTACGGCTGGGCCTCCTCGCCGCCGCGGTGTACGTAAGCTGCGCTGCCATCCGGCTGGCACGCTTCAATGCCGAAAATGTGAAATCGGAATCCAGCCAACGTGCGTTCAGCGGGCTTCCCAGTCCCGGTGCAGCCGCGCTGCTGATCGCGTTGATCGCGCTTCACGAGCAGTGGCGGCAGATCGGTTTCACGCTGGGGGGTGTCAGTGTGCCCGTGGTGCTGCGCTGGCTCACTACCGGTGTCACCTTCGGCGTGGGCCTGCTCATGGTCAGTCGCTTTGATTACATCCACATGTTCAACGTGTATATTCGCCGTAAGCAGCCGCCGACCCATCTTGTCTGGCTGATCCTGATCCTCGGGCTGGCGTGGTTCTCATTCGAATTGCTGCTCGTCGTGGGGGCCACCCTGTACGTCGTCAGTGGGCCCCTCTTCGCCCTGTGGCAATGGCGTCAGGTCCGCGCAGCTCCGCCCACCTGA
- a CDS encoding DUF2179 domain-containing protein translates to MCLVIVTARIADVSLGTIRTIMVVQGRRGLAFVLGFFEILIWVSIVSSVIQQLGQQPLYAVAYAVGFALGNYVGMTIEQRLALGQQVVRVISRDGAQLAATLRSHGYRVTQFDGFGRDGPVQELFVQVHRRDTARVIAEVRSQDPKCYFTVDDVRLASTSALATHQQGGWRGMMKRK, encoded by the coding sequence ATGTGCCTCGTCATCGTGACGGCGCGCATCGCGGACGTATCGCTCGGAACGATCCGCACCATCATGGTGGTTCAGGGCCGTCGCGGCCTGGCCTTCGTACTCGGTTTCTTCGAAATCCTCATCTGGGTCTCGATCGTCTCCAGCGTGATCCAGCAGCTCGGGCAGCAGCCGCTTTATGCGGTGGCCTACGCGGTCGGCTTCGCGCTGGGCAACTACGTCGGCATGACGATTGAACAGCGCCTCGCACTCGGCCAGCAGGTTGTTCGCGTGATCTCGCGCGACGGCGCCCAGCTCGCAGCCACGCTGCGCAGCCACGGCTACCGTGTCACGCAGTTCGACGGCTTCGGCCGCGACGGCCCGGTGCAGGAGCTGTTCGTGCAGGTTCACCGGCGCGACACGGCCCGGGTGATCGCGGAGGTGCGGTCCCAGGATCCGAAGTGCTACTTCACCGTGGACGACGTGCGGTTGGCATCCACCAGCGCACTCGCTACCCACCAGCAGGGTGGCTGGCGCGGCATGATGAAGAGGAAATGA
- a CDS encoding calcineurin-like phosphoesterase family protein gives MPHPTRLLLILATLLGLLPGTRTVTAQDMPNPADAYTQTARGHVFDDRNGNGRRDADEPGIPEVGVSNGRDIVLTDADGAYELPVTEDTIIFVLKPRGWRTAVDPQLNLPRHYYLHKPSGSPKLRYPGVAPTGPLPAAVDFPLTRQEEPDRFRVILFGDPQPRNIQEIEFLAHDILEEVIGTDAAFAMTLGDIVFDRLDLFQPLNEYTARIGMPIYNVLGNHDLDFEAPHDKLSDETFELHYGPTYYSFDYGQVHFLVLDTVMWFGAVEGKRGYYRAGLGADQLAFIRNDLRRTPKNRLIVVTMHIPMLELPDEEKRALYGLLADFPHTVSWSAHHHVNQQWFLTEKDGWPGTEPHHHTTLVTGSGSWWAGSPDQYGIPHTQMRDGAPNGWTTVAFEGPRYVTRFKAARRPWSHQMHIWTAETIPHADLAAAEVLVNVFNGSPRTVVELRVNDGSWQRITQADREDPFYLALKAGEEQEPPLRGRKLPATVKSSHLWQGGLPTTLEPGVHLVEVRATDMFGQQDVGRRLFRVEK, from the coding sequence ATGCCACACCCAACCCGCCTACTGCTTATCCTCGCAACGCTCCTCGGTCTGTTGCCCGGCACCCGCACCGTCACCGCCCAGGACATGCCCAACCCGGCCGATGCTTACACCCAGACCGCCCGCGGCCACGTTTTTGACGATCGTAACGGCAACGGCCGTCGTGATGCGGACGAGCCGGGGATTCCCGAGGTCGGCGTTTCCAACGGCCGAGACATCGTACTCACAGATGCCGACGGGGCCTACGAGCTGCCGGTGACCGAAGATACGATCATCTTCGTACTCAAACCGCGCGGCTGGCGCACCGCGGTCGACCCGCAGCTCAATCTGCCCCGCCACTACTACCTCCACAAGCCATCCGGCTCGCCCAAGCTGCGCTACCCGGGCGTCGCGCCGACCGGGCCGCTGCCCGCGGCCGTCGATTTCCCGCTCACCCGCCAGGAGGAGCCCGACCGTTTTCGCGTGATCCTCTTCGGCGACCCCCAGCCGCGCAACATCCAGGAGATCGAATTCCTCGCTCACGACATTCTTGAGGAAGTCATCGGCACCGACGCCGCCTTCGCCATGACGCTCGGCGACATCGTCTTCGACCGGCTCGACCTCTTCCAGCCGCTGAATGAGTACACCGCCAGGATCGGCATGCCGATCTACAATGTCCTCGGCAATCACGACCTGGATTTCGAAGCACCGCACGACAAGCTTTCAGACGAAACTTTCGAGCTCCACTACGGGCCGACGTACTACTCGTTCGACTACGGGCAAGTGCACTTCCTCGTCCTCGACACGGTGATGTGGTTCGGAGCCGTAGAGGGTAAGCGCGGGTATTACCGGGCGGGCCTCGGCGCGGACCAGCTCGCCTTCATCCGCAACGATCTCCGCCGCACGCCGAAAAACCGGCTCATCGTGGTCACCATGCACATCCCCATGCTCGAACTGCCGGATGAAGAGAAACGCGCGCTGTACGGGCTGCTGGCCGACTTCCCGCACACCGTGTCCTGGTCCGCACACCATCACGTCAATCAGCAGTGGTTTCTGACCGAGAAAGACGGCTGGCCCGGCACGGAACCACACCACCATACCACGCTCGTGACCGGCTCGGGCAGTTGGTGGGCGGGCTCTCCGGATCAGTACGGCATCCCCCACACCCAGATGCGCGACGGCGCACCCAACGGCTGGACCACCGTCGCGTTTGAAGGCCCGCGCTATGTCACACGCTTCAAGGCCGCTAGGCGACCCTGGAGTCACCAGATGCACATCTGGACCGCCGAGACCATCCCCCACGCCGATCTCGCCGCCGCTGAAGTGCTGGTCAACGTCTTCAACGGCTCGCCCCGCACCGTTGTCGAACTGCGCGTCAACGACGGGTCGTGGCAGCGAATCACCCAGGCCGATCGCGAGGACCCTTTCTACCTCGCACTCAAGGCCGGTGAGGAGCAGGAGCCGCCGCTCCGCGGCCGCAAGCTGCCCGCCACGGTGAAGAGCAGCCACCTCTGGCAGGGCGGACTGCCGACCACGCTCGAACCGGGCGTCCACCTGGTCGAAGTGCGGGCGACGGACATGTTCGGACAGCAGGACGTCGGCCGCCGCTTGTTCCGTGTGGAGAAATAG
- a CDS encoding NAD(+)/NADH kinase, with amino-acid sequence MSSRSLSGSAAETLQPLAKLVQRVAIVGSPAKPAAAELLPRVRVWVAARATVVYAEITHDAGQALATDPDLLMVLGGDGTLIAAVHGLGLRQVPILGINIGKLGYMADFMIEDLEREGNFLFSGHLQITRRAMMDVLLEGADGTSGRTLAVNDCVVTAGPPFHMIELHVTVDGDAVAEIRGDGLIVATPSGSTAHNLAAGGPIVEPTGEVFILTPICPQALTYRPLVLHAGHRITVETSHANEGTTVVVDGRVTKPLASGDRVVITRYGADFLLVRNPRHSEWHALRRKLRWGEGPAMNGTPRQESAGT; translated from the coding sequence ATGTCGAGCCGGTCGTTGTCGGGCAGTGCTGCAGAGACGTTGCAGCCCCTTGCCAAACTCGTCCAGCGCGTCGCAATCGTCGGCTCGCCGGCCAAACCGGCGGCAGCGGAACTGCTGCCGCGCGTGCGGGTCTGGGTCGCCGCGCGGGCTACGGTGGTTTACGCCGAAATCACGCATGATGCGGGCCAGGCCCTTGCAACGGACCCCGATCTGCTGATGGTGCTGGGGGGTGATGGCACACTGATCGCGGCTGTACACGGCCTCGGTCTGCGGCAGGTACCGATCCTCGGAATCAACATCGGCAAGCTCGGCTACATGGCCGACTTCATGATCGAGGACCTGGAGCGTGAGGGGAACTTCCTCTTTTCCGGGCACCTGCAGATCACGCGACGCGCCATGATGGATGTTCTGCTCGAGGGTGCGGATGGTACGAGTGGCCGGACCCTCGCCGTGAACGACTGCGTGGTGACGGCCGGTCCCCCTTTCCACATGATTGAGCTGCATGTCACCGTGGACGGTGATGCGGTCGCCGAAATTCGGGGTGATGGTTTGATTGTGGCCACGCCTTCGGGCTCGACGGCCCACAATCTCGCTGCGGGTGGTCCGATCGTTGAGCCGACCGGCGAGGTGTTCATCCTCACGCCGATCTGCCCGCAAGCGTTGACCTACCGCCCGCTCGTGCTGCATGCCGGTCATCGCATTACGGTGGAGACGTCCCACGCCAACGAGGGCACGACGGTGGTCGTCGACGGGCGTGTCACGAAACCGCTGGCCAGTGGTGACCGGGTCGTGATCACGCGCTATGGCGCCGATTTCCTGCTGGTGCGCAATCCGCGACATTCGGAGTGGCACGCACTGCGGCGAAAACTGCGCTGGGGCGAGGGGCCGGCGATGAACGGCACGCCGCGGCAGGAATCTGCCGGGACATAA